The segment TATTGAATTAAAGTAGTGAGGAAAGCATAAAGGTACCCAAAATCCAAAGGATTAGGGATAAAATGCCTCCTATGATTAAAAAATGCCTGAACTTATAAAAGCCCATACCATATATTAAAGTATTTGTTTGATACCCCATTGGAGTAAAAAAGCTGAAATTAGCCCCAAATAATACAGCTAGTATAAAAGGCTTAAAAGGTAATTCCAAACCTACGGCCACCGATATGGCGATAGGCGTCATTATTATTGCAGTGGCGTTATTACTTATTACACCGCTCATTACCATAGTGATTAAAAAGATAAGCCCAATTATAATTACGTTTGATTTGCCACTTAAAACCATTAGTAATTGATCTGATATCCATTGGTCTGCACCTGTATTATGCATTGCCACACCTAATGGTATCATACCTGCTAGCAGAAAAACAACTTGCCAGTTTACACGATGATATACATCGGTAAGTTTTATACAATTTGAAAGTAATAGTAAACTAACACCAAGTAGAGAGCTTATCAATATTGTTAATACTCCGCTTGCAGCTAATCCAATTATTAATAACAATATACCAAAAGCAATACCTTTTTTTAAATTATCTTTTTCGGCAGGGATTTCATGTTCTTGTAAAATAGCAACATTTTCTAATAATTCCAAACGAGGAATATCTTGTTTAGGAATCTCTACCAAAAGCCTATCACCAGGTTTTAATGCTATTTGACCTATGTCTTTCCTAATGAGCCGTTCTTTTGTGTTTCTAATATTTTTTCGTTTTCGTATCGCAATAGGAGTTGCATTTTGAATGGATTGCCTTCTTATTTCTTTAAGTGATTTTCCTATTAATGCGGAACCCGGTAAGATTAATAATTCGGCAAAACCCAAATTTTCTGGGTTATCTTTTTCCTCTTCCTCAACATCTTCAAGTTTATAAACTGTTTCACCTACATTTAAACGTTCACGAATATCTAAGCCTTCAAATTCGTTAAGTCGCATTAAGTTATCTAGATTGCAAAGTAATAGAAGCTTGTCACTTTTCTTTAACGTAATATAACGCCCAGGAGCATTGTTGGTTTGGCTGTTTCGTGAAATTTTTAACAAGGATATATCTTCATTATTGAACAAAAAGGTGTCTTCAATCTTTTTTCCTATAAGGGAAGAGTTTTCAGTAACAACAACTGAGGTTACATAGTTTTCAATTTTGTATTCATCCTCAATGGTCTCTTTTTTTTCGCCAGGCAACCATCTAGAAGCAATAGTTATTACTACTATTGAAACGGCTAAAAAAACAATACCGTAGAGAGAAAATTCAAAGAAAGAAAAACGTTCGGCACCTAAATTTAAGGCTACGGAATTTACAATTAGGTTGGTAGAAGTTCCCATTAACGTACAGCTACCGCCCAATATTCCCGCAAAAGAAATTGGCATTAATAATTTTGATTCTGGTAAATTAAACCGTTTAGAAATTTCAGAAATAATCTTGATGAATACAATTACAACTGCCGTAGTGCTTATAAATGCTGAAATTCCTGCCGTTATAAACATAAAAACAGGAAGCAATATAATAAAGGGGAGGATGTGAAGCTTCTTTAAAAAACGGGCAAGAGTAGAAATCACTCCCGTATCTTCCATACCAATGGCGACAATCATTAATGCGAGTACTGTTATTGTAGCCGTGTTTGAAAAGCCAGAAATAGCTTCCTCTGGGTTTACCAAACCACATATAGCTAAAGATACAATAATAAAGAGTGCAATTTTATCAACGGGGAATACCTCGAAGGCAAAAAGCACTATAGTAATAAGTAGAATAGAAAAAACGAGTATAATTTCTATTGTCATATATCTTTAGTTGGTTTACATAAAGATACATTTAAGAAAGTATACTCGCTTCTTAAAAATTCTTAAAATATTATCCTAAATATTTTTTCAGGATATGGCTTTTAGATTGTTGACGCAATCTCCGAATTGCTTTTTCACGAATTTGACGCACACGCTCTCTACTTAAATCAAACGTATCACCAATTTCCTGTAAGGTCATTACTGGTTGTCCGCCTAGGCCAAAATTAAGTCTTACAACATCTGCTTCTCTAGGAGATAGGGTGTCTAGTGCACGATCAATCTCAATTCTGAGTGATTCGTGTATTAAAGACTTATCAGGGTTCGGGCTTTCACCAGAGCTAATAACATCATATAAGTTGTTATCATTTTCGCCTTCTTGAAAAGGAGCATCCATAGATAAACTCTTGTTAGAGTTTTTCAACGAACTTTTTACTTTACGTACAGATATGTCCAACTCTTTAGCAATTTCTTCTGCGGTAGGCTTACGCTGGTGTACTTGCTCTAAGTGAATAGCCGCTTTGTTTATTTTACTTATATCACCAATCTTGTTAAGCGGTAAACGTACTACACGAGCCTGTTCTGCAATTGCTTGTAAAATAGATTGTCTAATCCACCATACAGCGTACGAAATAAATTTGAAACCACGAGTTTCATCAAAACGCTTTGCAGCTTTTACTAAACCAACATTTCCTTCATTTATAAGGTCTGAAAGACTTAACCCTTGATTTTGGTATTGTTTTGCTACCGAAATCACGAAACGAAGGTTAGAGCGCGTTAGCTTTTCGAGGGCTGCTTGATCACCTTCACGTATACGTTGTGCCAATTCCACCTCTTCTTCGGCGGTAATCATGTCTATTTTACTTACATCTTGTAAATAACTGTTTAAAGACTTTGTCTCCCTATTGGTAACCTGCTTCGTAATCTTAAGTTGTCTCATATATATAGCCTATGTTTAATTTTAATAACAGGGCATGATAAGGCTTAGAATCCATAAATCCAAATTCTTAACACCTTT is part of the Marixanthomonas ophiurae genome and harbors:
- a CDS encoding SLC13 family permease, whose amino-acid sequence is MTIEIILVFSILLITIVLFAFEVFPVDKIALFIIVSLAICGLVNPEEAISGFSNTATITVLALMIVAIGMEDTGVISTLARFLKKLHILPFIILLPVFMFITAGISAFISTTAVVIVFIKIISEISKRFNLPESKLLMPISFAGILGGSCTLMGTSTNLIVNSVALNLGAERFSFFEFSLYGIVFLAVSIVVITIASRWLPGEKKETIEDEYKIENYVTSVVVTENSSLIGKKIEDTFLFNNEDISLLKISRNSQTNNAPGRYITLKKSDKLLLLCNLDNLMRLNEFEGLDIRERLNVGETVYKLEDVEEEEKDNPENLGFAELLILPGSALIGKSLKEIRRQSIQNATPIAIRKRKNIRNTKERLIRKDIGQIALKPGDRLLVEIPKQDIPRLELLENVAILQEHEIPAEKDNLKKGIAFGILLLIIGLAASGVLTILISSLLGVSLLLLSNCIKLTDVYHRVNWQVVFLLAGMIPLGVAMHNTGADQWISDQLLMVLSGKSNVIIIGLIFLITMVMSGVISNNATAIIMTPIAISVAVGLELPFKPFILAVLFGANFSFFTPMGYQTNTLIYGMGFYKFRHFLIIGGILSLILWILGTFMLSSLL
- a CDS encoding sigma-70 family RNA polymerase sigma factor produces the protein MRQLKITKQVTNRETKSLNSYLQDVSKIDMITAEEEVELAQRIREGDQAALEKLTRSNLRFVISVAKQYQNQGLSLSDLINEGNVGLVKAAKRFDETRGFKFISYAVWWIRQSILQAIAEQARVVRLPLNKIGDISKINKAAIHLEQVHQRKPTAEEIAKELDISVRKVKSSLKNSNKSLSMDAPFQEGENDNNLYDVISSGESPNPDKSLIHESLRIEIDRALDTLSPREADVVRLNFGLGGQPVMTLQEIGDTFDLSRERVRQIREKAIRRLRQQSKSHILKKYLG